One Festucalex cinctus isolate MCC-2025b chromosome 3, RoL_Fcin_1.0, whole genome shotgun sequence DNA window includes the following coding sequences:
- the dnai4 gene encoding dynein axonemal intermediate chain 4 isoform X2 has protein sequence MVPSSGSCRWSSSLPSIPNRVLLVSQSGHHLIKLDTSPPLDSARQAGSQQTLDEIPLDDVLNIYLTETDTIILLDLPSTCMSEEAENAQAVKESNILYIELCNNRLGNDKYVERAMQTFVGAAKHKKVQSEKIVMHDQTTIATIWEIFDSFQNEAPKAERASAAERTLDLSEGPKRTGSFSSISTVGTASTGSSLFAFKMQGGDISDKPELQMIFESESFQRNLLIMERCLVANIFQPNLAAYRSLPEIKEPVYITEPDPETLAKEEDEEEGVGEEEEVGEKAEEVPEVKEEEQAKEEEKEEEEKEEEEEKEEEEAKPSLELLWTFSCELTKGWNITCMAWNKKNPNLLAVGYGDYRPGRKGLICCWSIKNLSWPERVYHCHSSITALDFSTNNPDKMAVGMHDGTVAIFSVRNQEIRTFLTSSLDCKKRHVHPVWHITWVQQEMTLSEEDVVESVVSVSEDGRVLKWLLCSHGLDSAGMLELRRIQDGIKKAEGNKTKREGILVSTATPGLCLDFQPTDHSIYLAGTSEGVIHKCSVSNNHHYLALYQKHLCPVNHVQWSPFSPNVFLSGSADWTIQLWREDCLTPAMGFTTIQSPVLSIRWSPLWPSVFAAIKSEQLEIWDLNASLLDPVIVEPAPRGINLTSVLFTTGSDCILVGDSSGQVKFYKIKDLSVGTGKPVPSLEELVHFPSSSS, from the exons ATGGTGCCCTCTTCCGG TTCATGTAGATGGAGCAGCAGTCTGCCCAGCATACCAAACAGAGTCTTACTGGTCTCTCAAAGTGGACACCACTTAATCAAGTTGGACACCAGCCCGCCACTCG ATTCCGCGAGACAAGCTGGAAGTCAACAGACACTGGACGAGATTCCTTTGGATGACGTGTTGAACATCTACTTGACTGAGACGGACACCATCATTCTTCTGGATCTGCCCAGCACTTGTATGTCCGAGGAGGCCGAAAACGCTCAGGCCGTTAA GGAGAGTAACATCCTCTATATCGAGCTGTGCAACAACAGATTGGGCAACGACAAGTACGTCGAGCGAGCCATGCAGACATTCGTCGGCGCGGCGAAACACAAAAAAGTCCAGAGTGAAAAGATTGTTATGCACGACCAAA CTACCATCGCCACCATCTGGGAAATTTTCGACTCGTTCCAAAACGAAGCTCCGAAAGCTGAGAGGGCCAGCGCTGCGGAACGCACCCTGGACCTGAGCGAAGGTCCGAAGCGGACGGGAAGCTTCAGCAGTATCAGCACAGTTGGCACCG CCAGTACCGGCAGCTCCCTGTTTGCGTTCAAGATGCAAGGGGGCGACATAAGCGACAAGCCAGAGCTTCAGATGATCTTCGAGTCGGAGTCGTTCCAACGCAACTTGCTCATCATGGAGCGCTGCCTTGTTGCCAACATCTTTCAACCCAATCTGGCCGCCTACAGAAGCCTCCCCGAGATCAAAG AACCCGTCTACATAACGGAGCCTGACCCTGAGACGCTCGCcaaggaggaggatgaggaggagggagtgggcgaggaggaggaagtgggTGAGAAGGCGGAAGAGGTTCCCGAAgtaaaggaggaggagcaggcgaaagaggaggagaaggaggaggaggaaaaggaggaggaagaggagaaggaagaggaagaggcaaAGCCATCTCTGGAACTTCTCTGGACCTTCAGCTGCGAACTCACCAAAGGATGGAACATCACCTGCATGGCTTGGAACAAGAAGAACCCG AATCTGCTGGCTGTGGGCTACGGCGACTACAGACCTGGGAGAAAAGGCCTGATCTGCTGCTGGTCCATAAAGAACTTGAGC TGGCCGGAGCGTGTCTACCACTGTCACAGCAGCATCACGGCGCTGGATTTCTCCACCAACAACCCCGACAAGATGGCGGTGGGGATGCACGACGGCACGGTCGCCATCTTCAGCGTGCGCAATCAGGAAATCCGCACGTTCCTCACCAGCAGCTT AGACTGCAAAAAGAGGCACGTTCATCCCGTGTGGCACATCACCTGGGTGCAGCAGGAGATGACCCTTTCCGAGGAGGACGTGGTTGAATCCGTCGTGTCCGTGTCGGAGGACGGACGCGTCCTCAAGTGGCTCCTGTGCAGCCATGGCCTAGATAGCGCAG GCATGCTGGAGCTGAGGAGAATCCAAGACGGCATCAAGAAGGCTGAAGGCAACAAAACCAAAAGAGAGGGCATTCTGGTTTCCACTGCAACGCCTGGCCTTTGCTTGGATTTTCAGCCCACG GATCACAGTATCTACTTGGCCGGCACTTCAGAGGGCGTTATCCACAAGTGCTCCGTGTCCAACAATCATCATTACCTGGCCCTTTACCAGAAACACCTT TGCCCCGTCAACCACGTGCAATGGTCCCCGTTCAGCCCCAACGTGTTCCTGAGCGGCTCCGCCGACTGGACCATCCAGCTGTGGAGGGAGGACTGCCTGACGCCGGCCATGGGCTTCACCACCATCCAGAGCCCCGTGCTGTCCATCAGGTGGTCCCCGCTCTGGCCCTCGGTGTTCGCCGCCATCAAAAGCGAGCAGCTGGAGATCTGGGACCTGAACGCATCCTT GCTTGACCCGGTCATCGTGGAGCCCGCCCCACGGGGCATCAACTTGACGTCCGTGCTGTTCACCACGGGCTCCGATTGCATCCTGGTCGGAGACTCCAGTGGACAAGTGAAGTTCTACAAGATCAAGGACCTCAGCGTCGGGACGGGCAAGCCG gTGCCAAGTTTGGAGGAACTCGTTCACTTTCCTTCTAGTAGTTCATAG
- the dnai4 gene encoding dynein axonemal intermediate chain 4 isoform X1, whose translation MKRNSSTLTASSRAMKRSTSGMQRALHSSRYTGSYMGFHSRRGSRMLSESKMGRNFTQRKPIRVLDDDGNDVTPRPLYEPEPKDPHGKPQRNFFEDYYSRWDTSKSSTFSMVPSSGSCRWSSSLPSIPNRVLLVSQSGHHLIKLDTSPPLDSARQAGSQQTLDEIPLDDVLNIYLTETDTIILLDLPSTCMSEEAENAQAVKESNILYIELCNNRLGNDKYVERAMQTFVGAAKHKKVQSEKIVMHDQTTIATIWEIFDSFQNEAPKAERASAAERTLDLSEGPKRTGSFSSISTVGTASTGSSLFAFKMQGGDISDKPELQMIFESESFQRNLLIMERCLVANIFQPNLAAYRSLPEIKEPVYITEPDPETLAKEEDEEEGVGEEEEVGEKAEEVPEVKEEEQAKEEEKEEEEKEEEEEKEEEEAKPSLELLWTFSCELTKGWNITCMAWNKKNPNLLAVGYGDYRPGRKGLICCWSIKNLSWPERVYHCHSSITALDFSTNNPDKMAVGMHDGTVAIFSVRNQEIRTFLTSSLDCKKRHVHPVWHITWVQQEMTLSEEDVVESVVSVSEDGRVLKWLLCSHGLDSAGMLELRRIQDGIKKAEGNKTKREGILVSTATPGLCLDFQPTDHSIYLAGTSEGVIHKCSVSNNHHYLALYQKHLCPVNHVQWSPFSPNVFLSGSADWTIQLWREDCLTPAMGFTTIQSPVLSIRWSPLWPSVFAAIKSEQLEIWDLNASLLDPVIVEPAPRGINLTSVLFTTGSDCILVGDSSGQVKFYKIKDLSVGTGKPVPSLEELVHFPSSSS comes from the exons atGAAGCGAAATAGTTCGACACTAACCGC CTCCTCTCGGGCGATGAAAAGATCCACTTCGGGGATGCAGCGAGCCCTCCACAGTTCGAGATATACAGGGAGCTACATGGGTTTCCACAGCCGTAGGGGCTCGAGGATGCTTTCGGAGAGCAAAATGGGGAGAAACTTCACTCAACGGAAACCCATCcgg GTGCTGGATGACGATGGCAACGATGtcacacctcggcccctgtatGAGCCCGAACCCAAGGACCCGCATGGCAAACCACAGAGAAACTTTTTTGAGGATTACTACTCCAGATGGGACACTTCCAAATCATCTACTTTCTCCATGGTGCCCTCTTCCGG TTCATGTAGATGGAGCAGCAGTCTGCCCAGCATACCAAACAGAGTCTTACTGGTCTCTCAAAGTGGACACCACTTAATCAAGTTGGACACCAGCCCGCCACTCG ATTCCGCGAGACAAGCTGGAAGTCAACAGACACTGGACGAGATTCCTTTGGATGACGTGTTGAACATCTACTTGACTGAGACGGACACCATCATTCTTCTGGATCTGCCCAGCACTTGTATGTCCGAGGAGGCCGAAAACGCTCAGGCCGTTAA GGAGAGTAACATCCTCTATATCGAGCTGTGCAACAACAGATTGGGCAACGACAAGTACGTCGAGCGAGCCATGCAGACATTCGTCGGCGCGGCGAAACACAAAAAAGTCCAGAGTGAAAAGATTGTTATGCACGACCAAA CTACCATCGCCACCATCTGGGAAATTTTCGACTCGTTCCAAAACGAAGCTCCGAAAGCTGAGAGGGCCAGCGCTGCGGAACGCACCCTGGACCTGAGCGAAGGTCCGAAGCGGACGGGAAGCTTCAGCAGTATCAGCACAGTTGGCACCG CCAGTACCGGCAGCTCCCTGTTTGCGTTCAAGATGCAAGGGGGCGACATAAGCGACAAGCCAGAGCTTCAGATGATCTTCGAGTCGGAGTCGTTCCAACGCAACTTGCTCATCATGGAGCGCTGCCTTGTTGCCAACATCTTTCAACCCAATCTGGCCGCCTACAGAAGCCTCCCCGAGATCAAAG AACCCGTCTACATAACGGAGCCTGACCCTGAGACGCTCGCcaaggaggaggatgaggaggagggagtgggcgaggaggaggaagtgggTGAGAAGGCGGAAGAGGTTCCCGAAgtaaaggaggaggagcaggcgaaagaggaggagaaggaggaggaggaaaaggaggaggaagaggagaaggaagaggaagaggcaaAGCCATCTCTGGAACTTCTCTGGACCTTCAGCTGCGAACTCACCAAAGGATGGAACATCACCTGCATGGCTTGGAACAAGAAGAACCCG AATCTGCTGGCTGTGGGCTACGGCGACTACAGACCTGGGAGAAAAGGCCTGATCTGCTGCTGGTCCATAAAGAACTTGAGC TGGCCGGAGCGTGTCTACCACTGTCACAGCAGCATCACGGCGCTGGATTTCTCCACCAACAACCCCGACAAGATGGCGGTGGGGATGCACGACGGCACGGTCGCCATCTTCAGCGTGCGCAATCAGGAAATCCGCACGTTCCTCACCAGCAGCTT AGACTGCAAAAAGAGGCACGTTCATCCCGTGTGGCACATCACCTGGGTGCAGCAGGAGATGACCCTTTCCGAGGAGGACGTGGTTGAATCCGTCGTGTCCGTGTCGGAGGACGGACGCGTCCTCAAGTGGCTCCTGTGCAGCCATGGCCTAGATAGCGCAG GCATGCTGGAGCTGAGGAGAATCCAAGACGGCATCAAGAAGGCTGAAGGCAACAAAACCAAAAGAGAGGGCATTCTGGTTTCCACTGCAACGCCTGGCCTTTGCTTGGATTTTCAGCCCACG GATCACAGTATCTACTTGGCCGGCACTTCAGAGGGCGTTATCCACAAGTGCTCCGTGTCCAACAATCATCATTACCTGGCCCTTTACCAGAAACACCTT TGCCCCGTCAACCACGTGCAATGGTCCCCGTTCAGCCCCAACGTGTTCCTGAGCGGCTCCGCCGACTGGACCATCCAGCTGTGGAGGGAGGACTGCCTGACGCCGGCCATGGGCTTCACCACCATCCAGAGCCCCGTGCTGTCCATCAGGTGGTCCCCGCTCTGGCCCTCGGTGTTCGCCGCCATCAAAAGCGAGCAGCTGGAGATCTGGGACCTGAACGCATCCTT GCTTGACCCGGTCATCGTGGAGCCCGCCCCACGGGGCATCAACTTGACGTCCGTGCTGTTCACCACGGGCTCCGATTGCATCCTGGTCGGAGACTCCAGTGGACAAGTGAAGTTCTACAAGATCAAGGACCTCAGCGTCGGGACGGGCAAGCCG gTGCCAAGTTTGGAGGAACTCGTTCACTTTCCTTCTAGTAGTTCATAG